In a single window of the Zea mays cultivar B73 chromosome 5, Zm-B73-REFERENCE-NAM-5.0, whole genome shotgun sequence genome:
- the LOC109939905 gene encoding Cyclic dof factor 2 — translation MVAECQGGGDFLIKLFGKTIPVPEPEPESGDAKDLQQSSSNWTEIVDADDDPKKHSDGDAARQREKLREPDKVLPCPRCNSADTKFCYFNNYNAKQPRHFCKRCQRYWTAGGAMRNVPVGAGRRKNKNAAASHSHLLHRTTTTANGAMLSFAPPGPGLACLCLDLAAQFGHLAPVRDAAGTPSRPCTCSEGSTDRDGTSSVVDESAASGDGPVQLHHHPASVNTGWPPYSSPPPAAPYFSPGISIPVYPAAPGYWGCMVPGAWSLPWPVQPQPPSSRSQGQGLSSSSSPPPPTTTTIGTPSVSSSSGAADFDSHALGLGLGKHPRDRDGDDGRKRNGSAHGSGSAKVWAPKTIRIDDVDEVARSSIWSLVGVRGDREQQGAAAQVTSSGQCSSPGACRPPRRPWRQARRSFTPTPSRSRARWRSMRALDFAIST, via the exons ATGGTTGCGGAGTGCCAAGGAGGAGGAGACTTCCTCATCAAGCTCTTCGGGAAGACCATCCCCGtgccggagccggagccggagtcCGGCGACGCCAAG GATCTTCAGCAGAGCAGCAGCAACTGGACGGAGATCGTGGACGCCGATGACGACCCCAAGAAGCACAGCGACGGCGACGCTGCCAGGCAGAGGGAGAAGCTGAGGGAGCCCGACAAGGTGCTGCCGTGCCCGCGCTGTAACAGCGCGGACACCAAGTTCTGCTACTTCAACAACTACAACGCGAAGCAGCCGCGCCACTTCTGCAAGCGCTGCCAGCGCTACTGGACCGCGGGCGGCGCCATGCGCAACGTGCCAGTGGGGGCCGGCCGCCGCAAGAACAAGAACGCCGCCGCCTCGCACTCGCACCTCCTCCATAGGACGACGACGACTGCCAACGGCGCGATGCTCAGCTTCGCCCCTCCCGGTCCTGGCCTTGCCTGCCTCTGCCTGGACCTCGCCGCGCAGTTCGGCCACCTGGCCCCGGTCAGGGACGCCGCCGGGACCCCGTCTCGTCCTTGCACTTGCAGCGAAGGGTCGACCGACAGGGACGGCACGTCTTCCGTCGTAGACGAATCTGCAGCAAGCGGGGACGGACCAGTGCAGCTGCACCACCACCCAGCAAGCGTTAACACCGGGTGGCCGCCATACAGCAGCCCACCTCCGGCGGCGCCGTATTTCTCGCCGGGCATCTCGATTCCGGTATACCCCGCCGCGCCGGGGTACTGGGGCTGCATGGTTCCCGGGGCTTGGAGCCTGCCATGGCCGGTGCAGCCGCAGCCCCCGTCGTCGCGGTCGCAGGGGCAGGgcctctcgtcgtcgtcgtcgccgccgccgcccaccaccaccaccatcggtaCTCCTTCAGTCTCATCATCATCCGGGGCCGCTGACTTTGACTCCCACGCCCTGGGGCTGGGCCTGGGCAAGCACCCGCGGGACCGGGACGGCGACGACGGGAGGAAGAGGAACGGCAGTGCCCATGGCAGCGGCAGCGCCAAGGTGTGGGCTCCCAAGACCATCCGGATAGACGATGTGGACGAGGTGGCCAGGAGCTCCATCTGGTCCCTCGTCGGGGTCAGAGGCGACAGGGAGCAGCAGGGCGCAGCCGCGCAGGTGACAAGCTCGGGACAGTGTTCGAGCCCAGGGGCCTGCAGGCCACCAAGAAGGCCATGGCGACAAGCTCGCCGCTCCTTCACGCCAACCCCGTCGCGCTCACGCGCTCGGTGGCGTTCCATGAGGGCTCTTGATTTTGCCATCTCAACATGA